One Diabrotica virgifera virgifera chromosome 3, PGI_DIABVI_V3a genomic window carries:
- the LOC126881817 gene encoding uncharacterized protein LOC126881817 isoform X1, producing MKFVFLFQFVLLIAVLLIQGQFTEASRDAGPHGANRGNSGGKSSGGKSSGGSNGNGGHSGGRGNGNGDRGIA from the exons ATGAAGTTTGTG TTTCTGTTTCAGTTCGTTCTCTTGATAGCAGTTCTGTTAATACAAGGCCAATTCACAGAGGCCTCAAGAGATGCAGGTCCACATGGAGCTAATCGAGGCAACTCAGGCGGAAAAAGCTCAGGAGGAAAAAGCTCAGGAGGAAGCAATGGAAATGGTGGACATAGTGGCGGTCGCGGAAATGGAAATGGGGACAGAGGAATAGcttaa
- the LOC126881817 gene encoding uncharacterized protein LOC126881817 isoform X2 — protein MKFVFVLLIAVLLIQGQFTEASRDAGPHGANRGNSGGKSSGGKSSGGSNGNGGHSGGRGNGNGDRGIA, from the exons ATGAAGTTTGTG TTCGTTCTCTTGATAGCAGTTCTGTTAATACAAGGCCAATTCACAGAGGCCTCAAGAGATGCAGGTCCACATGGAGCTAATCGAGGCAACTCAGGCGGAAAAAGCTCAGGAGGAAAAAGCTCAGGAGGAAGCAATGGAAATGGTGGACATAGTGGCGGTCGCGGAAATGGAAATGGGGACAGAGGAATAGcttaa
- the LOC126881818 gene encoding uncharacterized protein LOC126881818, with the protein MIAKVILVLLVLSLYTKISECRGGGGGRGGFGGGVGHGFGGGVGRGFGGGVGRGFGGGFGRGIGGGFAPGFRGGFGRGFGRGFGGGFGGLGFGRGFIGFGGFPVFPFYRRRIFYY; encoded by the coding sequence GTTATCCTTGTGCTTCTCGTACTCTCGCTATATACTAAAATAAGCGAGTGTCGTGGAGGAGGTGGAGGAAGAGGCGGCTTCGGTGGAGGAGTTGGACACGGATTTGGTGGTGGAGTAGGAAGAGGATTCGGTGGTGGAGTAGGAAGAGGATTCGGTGGAGGATTTGGAAGAGGAATCGGTGGAGGATTTGCACCAGGATTCCGTGGAGGATTTGGAAGGGGATTCGGTAGAGGTTTTGGTGGAGGTTTTGGTGGACTGGGATTTGGAAGAGGATTTATTGGATTTGGTGGATTTCCAGTTTTTCCCTTTTATAGAAGGCGtatattttattattag